The nucleotide sequence GGAGAAACTCCATGCGTGTTTTGATCGTCGATGACTCCAGCGTCATGCGTAAAATCGTCACTCGCGGTTTACGTCAAGCCGGATTTGCGATCGATGAGATTCTCGAGGCTGGCGATGGCCAAAAAGCCTTGGAAGTCCTGAAGGATAACCAAGTGGATTTAATCCTCTCTGACTGGAATATGCCCAATATGGACGGGCTGACTTTCGTCAAAGAGTTCCGCAAGATTGGCCAGACCCCCATCGTGATGGTGACCACCGAAGGTGGTGAGGGCAAAGTGAATGAGGCAGTGGCCAGTGGTGCCAACGGTCACATCAAAAAGCCCTTCACCCCTGATACCCTTAAAGAGACCTTGGGTCAGTTCTTCAAATAAGTCCGTCTTTAAATAACCGGATGGCAGGAGCCATCCGGTTATTAGGACTGGACGGAGGAACCGTCTGGTCTTGATGGACGCGAAGAACCGCGTTCCCGAACCAATTTGGATGGTGATACCGGGATGAGCGACGATAAAGCTTTAAAAAAGCTAAGACCTTTCGTTCTTAAGTTCTTCAACAGGCTGAGTAACGATATGAACATGCTTACAGGTGCTCCTGTAAGCTGTACATTGAGCGACTCCCAGCTGTTGCGGGGACTTGAAGAGATCGATGAGGTTTTTGAGCTGGACAAGAGTGTTGCTCGAGCGGTCGAAGATGGTACCGGGGCGGGTGACGCCTACATCTGTTTCGACCTAGCCACATCCATTGCCCTTGCCGGGTATATGATGATGATGGGTGAAGGGGTCATCAAGGAACAGGTCAAAAAGAAGATCTATACCGACGAAATCCAAGAAGGTTTTCAGGAAGTTGCCAACCAGCTGGTCGGTGCTTTCAACGATCTGGTGGAAGACAGTGCCGCCGACGGCCATATGTTGCTGATGCTCCCTACAGAGCGGATCACCTATGGTGAATACCCTAATGGTCTCGAGGATGATCG is from Magnetococcus sp. PR-3 and encodes:
- a CDS encoding response regulator — its product is MRVLIVDDSSVMRKIVTRGLRQAGFAIDEILEAGDGQKALEVLKDNQVDLILSDWNMPNMDGLTFVKEFRKIGQTPIVMVTTEGGEGKVNEAVASGANGHIKKPFTPDTLKETLGQFFK